The proteins below come from a single Halobacillus salinarum genomic window:
- a CDS encoding glycoside hydrolase family 36 protein has translation MELIFEITDEKDVRFLHFSTESTPDFGTWPEKKKEKFRLVEIHFSGENQNDHHGSKHTGTNPGKLLKFVDMYDTHNGLGRKITIEQKDESKNVKVSSVFQFFNGIPVIRSWTEVVNEGEQSYGMEYVSSFALTGIDKEGISSKEEKVRIHVPHNTWFGEAQWKSYKLSDLGFYSVNEFSMKRLSYHSTGTWSTSQYAPVGFVENIETGTGLMWQIEHNGSWHWEISDMSNLLYLQLSGPTEQENQWYKELKPGESFVSVPVAAGAINGNIEKAIQEMNEYRRKIRRNNEDNLKLPVIFNDYMNCLFGDPTTEKLIPLIDAAAEAGCEYYCIDCGWYSDGFWWDGVGEWLPSEDRFPNGIKEVIDYIRARGMVPGLWLELEVMGINCKLVDEVPSNWFFHRHGKKVIDHSRYQLDFRNDEVIQFADSVIERLVEDYGVGYIKMDYNINAGVGTELGADSFGDGLLEHNRAYLHWLDRIFEKYPDLVIENCGSGGMRMDYALLSRHSIQSSSDQTDYLKNGVIAAASSSLVTPEQCAVWSYPLREGDREEVIFNMINSMLVRIHQSGHLAEITGQRFELIKEGINYYKKIRKDISNGKPFWPLGLPNFEDDWVSFGITNGNSKYIAVWRLDGDKDIKEIPIPSLQHSNVYIKVGYPLEEQNVNWNWNQVKSSLSVQLPSRKSARLFEITVN, from the coding sequence ATGGAACTTATTTTTGAGATAACTGATGAGAAAGATGTGAGATTTCTTCATTTTTCGACAGAGTCAACTCCGGATTTTGGAACTTGGCCAGAAAAGAAGAAGGAAAAGTTTCGTTTAGTAGAAATTCATTTTTCAGGTGAGAATCAAAATGATCATCATGGTTCAAAGCATACAGGCACCAATCCAGGCAAGCTGTTAAAATTCGTTGATATGTATGATACTCACAATGGATTGGGACGCAAGATCACCATCGAGCAGAAGGATGAAAGCAAAAATGTAAAAGTAAGCAGTGTGTTTCAATTTTTTAATGGGATTCCAGTCATAAGATCATGGACAGAAGTTGTTAATGAAGGTGAGCAATCATATGGAATGGAGTATGTATCATCGTTTGCATTAACCGGGATTGATAAAGAAGGAATCTCTTCTAAAGAAGAAAAGGTTCGTATTCATGTTCCTCATAATACTTGGTTCGGAGAAGCGCAGTGGAAAAGTTACAAGCTATCAGATTTAGGGTTTTACTCTGTTAACGAGTTTTCAATGAAACGATTGTCTTATCATAGTACCGGAACTTGGTCGACGTCCCAATATGCGCCTGTTGGTTTTGTTGAAAATATCGAAACAGGTACAGGGTTGATGTGGCAAATTGAACATAATGGATCTTGGCATTGGGAAATCAGTGACATGTCAAACCTATTATACCTCCAATTGAGTGGACCAACAGAACAAGAAAACCAATGGTATAAAGAATTAAAACCTGGAGAGTCTTTTGTTTCAGTTCCGGTAGCGGCAGGGGCAATAAATGGAAATATCGAAAAGGCCATTCAGGAGATGAATGAATACCGCAGAAAAATTCGCAGGAATAATGAAGACAATTTGAAGCTGCCCGTTATTTTTAATGATTATATGAACTGTTTATTTGGTGATCCCACAACTGAGAAATTGATACCACTCATCGATGCAGCAGCTGAAGCAGGATGTGAGTACTATTGCATTGACTGCGGCTGGTATTCAGATGGTTTCTGGTGGGATGGTGTCGGAGAATGGCTGCCTTCAGAAGATAGATTTCCAAATGGAATAAAAGAGGTCATCGACTATATCCGCGCAAGAGGTATGGTACCAGGATTGTGGCTCGAATTAGAAGTTATGGGCATAAATTGTAAATTGGTGGATGAAGTCCCATCCAATTGGTTTTTTCATCGTCATGGTAAAAAAGTAATCGATCATTCACGCTATCAATTAGATTTTAGGAACGATGAAGTTATCCAATTTGCTGACTCAGTGATTGAACGTCTTGTAGAAGATTATGGAGTCGGATATATAAAAATGGATTACAACATCAATGCAGGGGTGGGCACTGAGTTAGGAGCAGATAGTTTTGGAGATGGATTGCTGGAACATAACCGTGCTTACCTACACTGGCTTGATAGAATATTTGAAAAATATCCTGATCTTGTTATTGAAAATTGTGGAAGCGGCGGCATGCGTATGGATTATGCATTATTAAGTCGGCACAGTATTCAATCAAGTAGTGATCAGACGGATTACTTAAAAAATGGGGTGATCGCTGCAGCTTCCTCTTCACTTGTTACTCCTGAGCAATGTGCAGTTTGGTCGTATCCTTTAAGAGAAGGTGATAGGGAAGAAGTTATATTTAATATGATAAACAGCATGCTTGTGCGCATTCATCAAAGCGGACATTTGGCAGAAATCACTGGTCAACGATTCGAATTAATAAAGGAAGGGATTAATTACTATAAAAAAATTCGTAAGGATATTTCAAATGGAAAACCATTCTGGCCACTGGGTCTGCCAAACTTTGAAGACGATTGGGTAAGTTTTGGTATAACCAATGGTAATTCTAAATATATTGCCGTTTGGCGTTTAGATGGAGATAAGGATATAAAGGAAATTCCGATCCCCTCTCTCCAACATTCCAATGTTTACATAAAGGTAGGATACCCATTAGAAGAACAAAATGTAAATTGGAATTGGAATCAAGTAAAAAGCTCCTTAAGTGTACAACTCCCGTCAAGGAAAAGTGCCAGATTGTTTGAAATTACAGTCAACTAG
- a CDS encoding carbohydrate ABC transporter permease — MILNKRQRFWTKIVTYAVLLFFAVYCLFPFIWMTVTALKPIDEIRSSKPSFLIDSPTLENFKNVLFNTGFLTFFKNSLIVSVAATIITLLISIFAGYALSRFMRFKGIKATGGAMSLSQMVPPVLLLIPLYVLMQQYNLLNTHYSLILAYTTFMVPLCTFMLKGFFDSVPYEMEEAAEIDGCSRVRIIFQIVLPISIPSLLATSLFAFVNSWNEYMFGFVFINDEAQRTLTPGITLFKGLYTTDWGSIMSASVLAVIPIAVIFMYLQKYLIEGMAAGSVKG, encoded by the coding sequence ATGATTCTAAATAAGAGACAACGATTTTGGACTAAAATTGTCACCTATGCTGTTTTACTTTTTTTCGCTGTTTATTGTTTATTTCCATTTATATGGATGACGGTTACAGCGCTAAAGCCAATCGATGAAATAAGATCTAGCAAACCATCATTCTTAATAGACTCTCCTACTTTAGAAAATTTTAAAAATGTTTTGTTCAATACAGGGTTTTTAACATTCTTTAAAAATAGTTTAATTGTTTCAGTAGCTGCTACAATTATTACTTTACTTATCTCCATTTTTGCTGGATATGCACTGAGTAGATTTATGAGATTTAAAGGAATTAAGGCTACGGGTGGAGCAATGTCTTTATCGCAAATGGTCCCCCCAGTACTCCTTTTAATACCGTTATACGTTTTAATGCAGCAATACAATTTATTAAATACGCACTATTCATTAATTTTGGCTTACACCACATTTATGGTGCCGTTATGTACTTTTATGCTGAAAGGATTTTTTGACAGCGTTCCGTACGAGATGGAGGAAGCCGCTGAAATTGATGGGTGTTCCAGAGTAAGAATTATCTTCCAAATTGTATTACCTATTTCTATCCCTAGCTTATTAGCAACCTCTTTATTTGCTTTTGTGAATTCATGGAACGAGTACATGTTTGGGTTCGTGTTTATTAATGATGAAGCGCAACGGACATTAACTCCCGGGATTACTTTATTTAAAGGACTTTATACAACCGATTGGGGAAGTATTATGTCTGCATCGGTATTAGCCGTTATACCAATTGCTGTGATATTCATGTATTTGCAAAAATACCTAATTGAAGGAATGGCTGCTGGTTCAGTAAAAGGATAA
- a CDS encoding ABC transporter substrate-binding protein, whose protein sequence is MKKKYLFTLFICAISFFVLIGCSSKSKSASSGGEGDGKEQVTLDYWASWNPGSVEEEKTLAKIKKFEEEHPNIKINVELLTFDMMHDKLIASISAGNPPDISWGLSEWFGELNRMGALLDLTPYYNEWSDKGKLNQNVMDSLTVDGKVKALPQYLGIRALLYHEDMLKEAGYDAPPETWDELLEMGPKIKEATGKEAFGITGTTVRSSQELLMYLAQSDVSIAQKMDDGNFKNTWADNPEEMKRATETFQFYKDLLNEGAIPEDSKTWGWQELDTNFAIGKYAMNVDGSWMKDREAENPDEMADVKIAPPPYNTKPATFLEVSPLYVYGATEHPKEAWEFASYILSEEWQSDIRPTNSPRTDVVSDSQWGEGFTSLTDTGVVFPEVPLGGITQAMQDSIARLLLKGEDPQDVAEWLSKAINEDLKKNGILSE, encoded by the coding sequence ATGAAAAAGAAGTATTTATTTACCTTATTTATATGTGCTATCTCATTTTTTGTCTTAATTGGATGTAGTAGTAAATCAAAAAGCGCTTCTTCTGGTGGAGAGGGGGATGGAAAAGAACAAGTCACTCTTGATTACTGGGCATCTTGGAATCCAGGATCAGTGGAAGAAGAGAAAACACTTGCTAAAATCAAAAAATTTGAAGAAGAACATCCTAATATCAAAATCAATGTAGAACTACTTACCTTTGATATGATGCATGATAAGTTAATAGCATCCATAAGTGCTGGAAATCCACCAGATATCAGCTGGGGGTTAAGTGAATGGTTTGGTGAATTAAATCGAATGGGAGCATTACTAGATCTTACGCCTTATTACAATGAATGGTCTGACAAAGGGAAGTTAAATCAAAATGTTATGGACTCTTTAACGGTCGACGGAAAAGTTAAGGCGCTTCCTCAGTACTTAGGAATTCGGGCCCTGCTTTATCATGAAGATATGTTAAAAGAGGCTGGCTATGATGCCCCGCCTGAAACTTGGGACGAACTTTTAGAAATGGGTCCAAAGATCAAAGAAGCTACGGGGAAAGAAGCATTTGGAATCACTGGAACAACAGTTCGTTCTAGTCAAGAGCTGCTTATGTACTTAGCTCAAAGTGACGTATCAATTGCCCAAAAAATGGATGATGGCAACTTCAAAAATACTTGGGCTGATAATCCGGAGGAAATGAAAAGGGCAACGGAAACATTCCAGTTTTATAAAGATCTGTTAAACGAAGGTGCTATACCAGAAGATTCAAAAACATGGGGATGGCAGGAACTTGATACTAATTTCGCTATAGGAAAATATGCAATGAATGTTGATGGATCGTGGATGAAAGATAGAGAAGCGGAAAATCCGGATGAAATGGCAGATGTTAAAATCGCGCCACCACCTTACAATACAAAACCAGCGACTTTCTTAGAAGTGAGCCCGCTTTATGTTTATGGAGCAACCGAACATCCAAAAGAAGCCTGGGAATTTGCAAGCTATATTTTGAGTGAAGAATGGCAAAGTGATATAAGACCAACAAATTCACCGCGAACAGATGTTGTAAGTGACAGCCAATGGGGAGAAGGTTTTACCAGCCTTACGGATACAGGTGTAGTATTCCCGGAAGTGCCATTAGGAGGCATTACGCAGGCAATGCAGGATTCAATCGCTAGACTACTTCTAAAAGGTGAAGATCCACAAGATGTTGCAGAATGGTTATCAAAGGCCATCAATGAAGACTTGAAGAAAAACGGCATTCTAAGTGAATGA
- a CDS encoding carbohydrate ABC transporter permease: MKREQKKKLQAYWFVLPALVFFLLLIAYPLVKVLVDSFQYKTLLNPGQSAFAGFANYLNVIKGEYFSTALWNTVIWTFLSVAGEYVLGITSALALNQNVKGRGFFRGVIVIPWVVPIVVAGMTWQWMLAPDYGIINNWLVNIGILDEPYYWLGETDTALLTVTFVNIWRSFPFYTISLLAALQSVPKELIEAAVIDGAGIRTRFFKIILPQLKSVSLVLIFIHIIWTAVNFEFIWIMTEGGPLHASETLPIQIYRLAMKEFNVGAASSLASIMLVMMIIGFGAYFLITTLKRRNIKKRSEMT; the protein is encoded by the coding sequence TTGAAAAGAGAGCAGAAGAAAAAGCTTCAAGCATACTGGTTCGTTTTGCCGGCTTTAGTATTCTTTTTGCTGCTCATAGCTTACCCCCTTGTAAAAGTGCTTGTAGATAGTTTTCAATATAAAACTCTGTTGAATCCAGGACAATCTGCATTTGCAGGATTTGCAAATTACCTAAACGTTATCAAAGGTGAGTACTTCTCTACTGCATTATGGAATACCGTAATATGGACTTTTTTATCGGTAGCAGGGGAGTATGTTTTAGGAATTACCTCCGCTTTAGCTCTCAATCAAAATGTAAAGGGCAGAGGATTTTTTAGAGGAGTCATAGTCATTCCATGGGTCGTCCCTATTGTAGTTGCAGGAATGACATGGCAATGGATGCTCGCTCCAGATTATGGAATTATTAATAATTGGTTAGTAAACATCGGAATTTTGGATGAGCCGTATTACTGGTTAGGTGAGACAGATACAGCGTTACTAACCGTAACATTTGTGAATATTTGGAGAAGTTTTCCTTTCTATACGATTAGTTTGCTTGCAGCTCTCCAGTCTGTGCCAAAAGAATTAATTGAAGCCGCAGTTATCGACGGAGCAGGAATACGTACTCGCTTTTTTAAGATCATATTGCCGCAGCTGAAGTCTGTTTCACTAGTATTGATATTTATTCACATAATATGGACTGCAGTAAACTTTGAATTTATTTGGATTATGACTGAAGGCGGACCATTACATGCCTCTGAAACATTACCTATCCAAATCTATCGTTTAGCAATGAAAGAGTTTAACGTTGGCGCTGCATCATCTTTAGCATCGATTATGCTTGTAATGATGATTATCGGCTTTGGAGCCTATTTTCTCATTACAACCTTAAAGAGGAGAAATATTAAGAAAAGGAGTGAGATGACATGA
- a CDS encoding response regulator yields the protein MKILIVDDEQAIHKQLTDELPWLEAGWELAGHAYNGEEASSLVEEMHPDIIITDIKMPLKNGLEFMEHLKTFSFKGKVIVLSGYGDFQYSRPAFLLDAFEYLLKPVKVAEMVNILSRAEDEIRKQSQDFVEHIQEQKTLNKGLVLMQDEFLSEIVLGSIKDENEIIVRGEELYINFTESSYSLIVMKLINFDQVVEQNYSGDRYSCYYAIRNIIRECLDHTEGISFRYLKNSNEFIFVYPSETNHKMKIEKIISSLFHAFSTYLSLVAYCGISRIKNKLDSIPIAYQESNAAINNIKIYLNNQLMWYNTDLLDKNTEVLEEWKEIHHLFDCLVKERPLYSKHELISKLNGVMGETYLSETDGNHLRKAIHPLINTLQQSSNHSLDFSILINKLEVFLTELKIEEVRQLLISIVYRLLEYNKDGAHAYGKNLIEMTKKYVEDNYSTVNLEVISDKFYVNKNYYCSLFKKVTGENFSTYLKDVRMNKAMKLLVNSDLKTYEISEIVGYRDQRYFSQVFKKYVGIKPTQYRVKHR from the coding sequence ATGAAAATTCTAATCGTTGATGATGAACAAGCCATACATAAACAACTCACCGATGAATTACCGTGGTTAGAAGCAGGATGGGAGTTGGCAGGGCATGCATATAATGGAGAGGAAGCCAGCAGTCTTGTTGAAGAAATGCATCCAGATATTATCATTACCGATATTAAAATGCCATTAAAGAATGGTTTGGAATTCATGGAACATTTAAAAACATTCAGCTTTAAAGGAAAAGTAATTGTATTAAGCGGATATGGGGATTTTCAATACTCAAGACCTGCATTTTTACTGGATGCATTTGAGTATTTGTTGAAACCAGTAAAAGTAGCTGAAATGGTAAATATATTGAGTAGGGCAGAAGATGAAATCAGGAAACAATCTCAAGATTTTGTAGAACATATTCAAGAACAGAAAACTTTAAATAAAGGTTTAGTGTTAATGCAGGATGAATTTCTAAGTGAAATTGTATTAGGTTCGATTAAAGATGAAAATGAAATAATAGTAAGAGGCGAAGAGCTCTATATAAATTTCACAGAGAGTTCCTATTCGCTTATTGTTATGAAATTAATTAATTTTGATCAAGTGGTAGAGCAGAATTATAGTGGAGATCGTTATAGTTGTTATTATGCGATTAGAAATATTATTCGTGAGTGTTTAGATCATACAGAAGGAATTAGTTTTCGATATTTAAAAAACTCCAATGAATTTATTTTTGTTTATCCTAGCGAAACAAATCATAAGATGAAAATTGAGAAAATTATTTCGTCGTTATTTCATGCGTTTAGTACCTACCTCTCGTTAGTGGCTTATTGTGGTATTAGTCGAATAAAAAATAAGTTGGATTCTATTCCCATTGCTTACCAAGAGTCAAATGCAGCTATTAATAATATTAAAATATATCTTAACAATCAATTAATGTGGTACAACACAGATTTATTAGATAAAAATACTGAAGTATTAGAGGAGTGGAAAGAAATTCATCATCTTTTCGACTGTTTAGTCAAGGAAAGGCCACTCTATAGTAAACATGAATTAATATCTAAATTAAATGGTGTCATGGGGGAAACTTATTTATCAGAGACTGATGGCAACCATTTACGAAAAGCAATACATCCATTAATAAATACGTTACAGCAATCATCAAATCACTCGCTGGATTTTTCTATACTAATCAATAAATTAGAAGTGTTTCTAACAGAATTGAAAATAGAAGAAGTCAGACAATTACTAATATCCATCGTCTATAGACTGCTGGAATATAACAAAGATGGTGCGCATGCATATGGAAAAAACCTAATTGAAATGACAAAAAAATATGTAGAGGACAATTATAGTACCGTTAATTTAGAGGTTATATCGGATAAATTCTATGTGAACAAAAATTACTATTGCTCATTGTTTAAAAAAGTTACAGGAGAGAATTTTTCTACCTATTTGAAAGATGTACGAATGAATAAAGCAATGAAATTGCTAGTAAACAGTGATCTGAAAACCTATGAAATTTCTGAGATCGTAGGATATCGTGATCAGCGTTATTTTAGTCAGGTTTTTAAAAAATATGTCGGTATAAAGCCAACGCAATATCGAGTTAAGCACCGTTAA
- a CDS encoding CBM35 domain-containing protein, producing MKKIFISLLLSVTLIFSGLSIIPLKTTAATNPQLKVDLSVNKGEMLNGGAGFLYGMSEPNVPDINTIIPLKPNTTVQKAPDGLQHPNGDALKVSDYFLEAGGEQIQIYVQDIYEQWPYEFTGIPDYLDKVESVAKKVVENPNKDKFVYVPFNEPDHIWYGGMSAETQKRFFSDWKTVVEKIKSIDPHARIAGPNFASYNESVYYNFFKFAKENDVLPDVVTWHELGDDFFSGWNSRYSQYRSIEKELGFGPLEISINEYARPRDPSNQGALLQFLAKFERSKVLGSLPYWHMSDNLNDLVVENNKVNGAWWLYKWTGEMKGKQTVQVTPPNENAFGLEGIATLDRSKKQAQIVFGGKNGSTDIAIEGIDSQKYFGNKVHVTVWESPWTGFDGAAANPTVVHEKDYSVTNGQINISISDMNEMSAYKAIITPATAKTTYPKQPWNKTYEAEDGTLSGKSTIYDLENSGAYIEWPTSGGKQVGGIDDQNSGVKFTVNVPEDGKYLMDVYYGNGPLGPEESVADRRKTAKHLLTVDNELTKEIEYPANVGFKFIGVKKVYLDLKAGEHTLKFSGMPVMQDGQLTRVALLDRVDLTYTGEYKGAVIPDTHRYEGEYAELKGKSRIETKNDNYSGTGYLDLSQDKSSVMFVVNVEKNGYYETNLRYSTSRGNSKVDYYIDRKKVKELKLDRTGSKDDWETHSVIRYLKAGINLIELKNAKHNLNIDYLNVKEAPNAAKGSISVIEAEDKGNTIAGAAKVQENPYASGDKHVGFIGKGAENYLQFNNITVPKSGKYKLVVHYSNNEQKGNHSYNANLVERHAEISVNKQDAERIYFKNTYSWETFRSIVLDVDLKKGNNTIRFNNDTMSPDYEQYAPDIDKIEVAPAETSEPSLMVHGPHTVKVNDSFSLSYAVNDGTEKIRFLKMNLKYDPEKMEFVSVVPLNKKLHIKTTKSGRTGEVNIYIKGAPGHFLRNHDLFKVNMAAKETEKSMTNIKITDIALKNNRRKVTLIDPVTQFIHLFDDVSEINIIGKNGLQSITDNRGALQLSAEVKPANADQLVNWSVTDLDGTNTELATISSEGLLSANNKGLNGKVKVVAEAMDGSGTSADRVVEIKNQLVSVNGTPFGKNPPWAPGGEFDKAFDGDIHTFYDYSKANGGYTGIDLGEDNQAVVKEFRYYPRAGYTERMVGGKIQGSNISPTEGFVDLYTINSNPELSWNVVQLTTDKSYRYLRYVSPDGGYGNIAELEFFTEK from the coding sequence ATGAAAAAGATTTTTATCAGTTTGTTATTATCTGTAACCCTGATATTTAGTGGACTTAGCATTATACCTTTGAAGACTACTGCTGCAACTAACCCCCAGTTGAAGGTTGATTTATCAGTAAACAAGGGTGAAATGTTAAACGGAGGCGCAGGTTTCCTCTATGGAATGAGTGAACCCAATGTTCCTGACATTAATACAATTATCCCTCTTAAACCTAATACAACAGTTCAAAAAGCCCCGGATGGATTACAACACCCGAATGGTGATGCGTTAAAGGTTTCAGATTATTTCCTTGAAGCTGGTGGAGAACAAATACAGATTTACGTCCAAGATATTTATGAACAGTGGCCGTATGAATTTACTGGTATTCCAGATTATCTTGATAAAGTAGAATCAGTTGCTAAAAAAGTAGTGGAGAATCCGAACAAAGATAAATTCGTTTATGTACCATTTAACGAGCCGGATCATATATGGTATGGAGGTATGAGTGCTGAAACTCAAAAGCGTTTCTTCTCCGATTGGAAAACAGTTGTCGAAAAAATTAAGTCTATTGATCCACATGCCCGCATAGCTGGACCGAACTTTGCAAGCTACAATGAAAGCGTTTACTACAACTTTTTTAAGTTTGCAAAAGAGAATGATGTCTTGCCGGATGTTGTAACATGGCATGAATTAGGTGATGATTTCTTCTCTGGTTGGAACTCAAGATACTCTCAGTATCGTTCTATTGAGAAAGAGCTGGGATTTGGACCTCTAGAAATTAGTATCAATGAATATGCCCGCCCGAGAGATCCTTCTAATCAAGGTGCTCTATTGCAATTCCTGGCAAAATTCGAGAGAAGTAAAGTGCTCGGATCCTTACCATATTGGCACATGTCTGACAATTTAAATGATTTAGTGGTAGAAAATAATAAGGTTAATGGTGCTTGGTGGTTGTATAAATGGACTGGTGAAATGAAGGGTAAACAAACTGTTCAAGTAACCCCGCCAAATGAAAATGCTTTCGGGTTAGAAGGAATAGCTACGCTTGATCGTTCCAAAAAACAGGCGCAAATTGTATTCGGTGGTAAAAACGGAAGTACGGATATTGCAATTGAGGGAATCGATAGTCAAAAGTATTTTGGAAATAAAGTTCATGTTACCGTGTGGGAAAGTCCTTGGACCGGGTTTGATGGTGCTGCCGCAAATCCAACTGTTGTTCATGAGAAAGATTATTCAGTAACTAATGGTCAAATTAATATTTCCATATCTGATATGAACGAAATGTCTGCTTATAAAGCCATAATTACTCCTGCCACTGCAAAAACGACCTATCCTAAACAGCCATGGAATAAAACATATGAAGCAGAAGATGGAACTTTAAGTGGTAAATCTACTATATATGATCTGGAAAACAGCGGCGCTTACATTGAATGGCCAACTTCCGGAGGTAAGCAAGTAGGAGGGATTGATGATCAAAATAGCGGTGTGAAATTTACAGTAAATGTACCTGAAGACGGCAAGTACTTAATGGATGTCTATTACGGTAACGGTCCACTTGGACCAGAAGAATCAGTTGCTGATAGGAGAAAAACAGCAAAACACTTATTAACTGTTGATAACGAATTAACAAAAGAAATTGAATACCCGGCCAATGTTGGTTTTAAATTTATTGGGGTGAAGAAAGTGTATTTAGATCTTAAAGCCGGTGAGCATACATTAAAATTTTCCGGGATGCCAGTTATGCAGGATGGACAATTAACAAGAGTAGCTCTTCTTGATAGAGTAGACCTTACTTATACAGGTGAGTATAAGGGTGCGGTAATCCCGGACACTCATAGATATGAGGGTGAGTATGCTGAATTAAAAGGAAAATCCAGAATAGAAACTAAGAATGACAATTATAGTGGTACAGGTTATCTGGATCTATCTCAGGACAAATCAAGCGTTATGTTTGTCGTGAATGTTGAAAAAAATGGCTACTATGAAACGAACCTTAGATACTCAACTAGCAGAGGAAACAGCAAGGTGGATTATTATATAGACCGTAAAAAAGTAAAAGAATTGAAGCTTGATAGAACTGGTTCAAAAGATGATTGGGAGACTCATTCAGTTATTCGTTATTTAAAAGCAGGAATTAATTTAATTGAATTAAAGAATGCAAAACATAATCTCAACATTGACTATCTAAATGTGAAGGAAGCTCCCAATGCTGCAAAAGGTTCGATTAGCGTAATTGAAGCTGAAGATAAAGGAAATACTATTGCCGGTGCAGCCAAAGTACAAGAAAATCCTTATGCATCAGGAGATAAACATGTTGGTTTTATTGGGAAAGGAGCAGAAAATTATCTTCAGTTTAATAATATCACTGTGCCCAAAAGCGGAAAGTATAAATTAGTTGTACATTACTCTAACAACGAACAAAAAGGGAATCACAGTTACAATGCAAATTTAGTAGAAAGGCATGCTGAGATTAGTGTTAATAAACAGGATGCTGAAAGAATCTATTTTAAAAATACCTACAGTTGGGAAACCTTTAGATCTATTGTTTTAGATGTAGACTTAAAGAAAGGAAATAATACGATAAGGTTTAATAATGATACGATGTCTCCGGATTACGAACAATATGCGCCAGATATCGATAAAATTGAAGTTGCTCCTGCTGAAACCTCGGAACCTTCTTTAATGGTACATGGACCACATACTGTAAAAGTAAATGATTCGTTTAGTCTATCTTATGCAGTTAATGATGGAACAGAAAAGATTCGATTTCTGAAAATGAATTTGAAATATGACCCGGAGAAAATGGAATTTGTTTCGGTAGTACCTTTAAACAAAAAACTGCACATAAAAACTACAAAATCAGGCCGCACTGGTGAGGTCAATATTTATATTAAAGGTGCACCTGGACATTTTTTAAGAAACCATGATTTGTTTAAAGTAAATATGGCAGCGAAAGAAACTGAAAAATCAATGACAAACATTAAGATTACCGATATTGCTCTGAAGAATAATAGAAGGAAAGTAACTTTGATTGATCCTGTTACGCAGTTTATACATTTATTCGATGATGTGTCTGAAATTAACATTATCGGAAAAAATGGATTACAATCGATAACCGACAATCGTGGGGCGCTGCAACTTTCAGCAGAAGTAAAGCCTGCGAACGCTGATCAGTTAGTAAACTGGTCCGTTACAGACTTAGATGGAACGAATACAGAACTTGCTACAATTTCTTCAGAAGGCTTACTTTCGGCTAATAACAAGGGTCTGAATGGTAAAGTGAAAGTTGTTGCTGAGGCAATGGACGGTTCAGGGACTTCAGCGGATAGGGTAGTGGAAATAAAGAACCAGTTAGTATCAGTAAACGGAACTCCATTTGGAAAAAATCCGCCATGGGCACCAGGTGGAGAATTCGATAAAGCATTTGATGGAGACATTCATACATTCTATGATTACAGCAAAGCAAATGGGGGATATACTGGAATTGATTTAGGTGAAGATAACCAGGCGGTTGTAAAGGAATTTAGATATTATCCTAGAGCCGGATACACTGAAAGAATGGTGGGAGGAAAAATTCAAGGATCAAACATTTCTCCAACTGAAGGATTTGTTGATTTATATACTATTAATTCAAATCCCGAACTTAGCTGGAATGTGGTCCAGTTAACAACCGACAAATCCTATCGTTATCTACGTTATGTTAGTCCAGATGGTGGATATGGTAATATTGCTGAACTGGAATTCTTTACTGAAAAATAA